In a single window of the Chloroflexota bacterium genome:
- a CDS encoding alpha/beta hydrolase produces the protein MTTDETVWQVPEPLSIHEVRVDDDTVVTLRRHGNPAGPRLVLSHGNGLAIDLYYPFWSLLADDFDLIVYDLRNHGWNAVTSLADHNVPTLVLDHDRIMQAIDRHFGSKPKVGIFHSFSALTTLLSPTTGGEFDALVLFDPPLCKPGRSYEDFDAAAMRTAAAARRRTERFQSTEQLADLLSFIPTYYRSVPGVFDLVARATLRKSADGEGFELRCPREFEAQIIDYASAFAVLVDFDALQCPVKVVGADPTLPYSYLPTFDLSHVLMVDYDFLPETTHFLQLEQPQACAEVVRGFLSELDGD, from the coding sequence ATGACGACCGACGAAACCGTGTGGCAGGTGCCGGAGCCGCTTTCCATTCACGAAGTGCGCGTGGACGACGACACCGTGGTCACGCTGCGTCGTCACGGGAATCCGGCAGGCCCGCGGCTGGTCCTGAGCCACGGCAACGGTCTGGCAATCGACCTCTACTACCCGTTTTGGTCGCTCCTGGCCGATGATTTCGACCTGATCGTCTACGACCTGCGAAATCACGGCTGGAACGCCGTCACTTCCCTGGCCGACCACAACGTGCCGACGCTGGTTCTCGATCACGACCGAATCATGCAAGCGATCGATCGACACTTCGGAAGCAAGCCGAAAGTCGGCATATTCCATTCATTTTCGGCGCTTACGACCCTGCTGTCGCCGACCACGGGCGGCGAATTCGACGCGCTGGTGCTCTTCGACCCTCCGCTCTGCAAGCCCGGCCGAAGCTATGAAGACTTTGACGCCGCGGCCATGCGAACGGCCGCCGCGGCCCGTCGCCGCACCGAGCGGTTTCAAAGCACGGAACAGCTCGCGGATCTGCTGAGCTTCATTCCGACCTACTACCGCAGCGTCCCCGGCGTGTTCGATCTCGTGGCGCGCGCCACGCTGCGGAAGTCCGCCGACGGCGAGGGTTTCGAGCTGCGATGCCCGCGCGAATTCGAGGCCCAAATCATCGACTACGCCAGCGCGTTTGCCGTGTTGGTGGACTTCGATGCGCTGCAGTGCCCCGTCAAGGTCGTCGGCGCCGATCCAACCTTGCCGTATTCATATCTTCCGACCTTCGATCTCAGCCACGTGCTCATGGTCGACTACGACTTTTTGCCTGAGACGACGCACTTCCTGCAGCTGGAACAACCGCAAGCCTGCGCCGAGGTGGTGCGTGGCTTTCTGTCGGAGCTTGACGGCGACTGA
- a CDS encoding 4'-phosphopantetheinyl transferase superfamily protein, whose amino-acid sequence MSASRVGDWWRPFKLVGDATVIHVDLTPNAAREAEALGWLDESEQSRWRRFQFAGPRRRFGLCRAALRAILCRRLECENGQLAFEESRHGKPFATVEGMPVPESFNVSHSGGHGLIAFAPAGRLGVDIEERVAHRNLDLLVETVLGEQEQALLARTRGDARTHLFFKLWTMKEALIKAHGKGMALDPSRVQIPSAMLGGTTRSTLKSPEIPGVRWRLDDLSNDQFAAAVAHELCAAPGPSRGNGSALETPANS is encoded by the coding sequence ATGAGTGCTTCGCGTGTCGGGGACTGGTGGCGCCCGTTCAAGCTGGTGGGCGACGCGACGGTCATCCACGTCGACCTGACGCCGAACGCGGCCCGAGAGGCCGAGGCGTTGGGGTGGCTGGATGAGTCCGAGCAATCCCGCTGGCGACGTTTTCAGTTCGCCGGTCCCCGGCGCCGGTTTGGCTTGTGCCGCGCGGCCCTGCGCGCCATTCTCTGTCGCCGGCTCGAGTGCGAGAACGGGCAGTTGGCGTTTGAGGAGTCCCGGCACGGCAAGCCGTTTGCCACGGTGGAGGGGATGCCGGTCCCCGAAAGTTTCAACGTGAGCCACAGCGGCGGCCATGGGTTGATCGCGTTCGCGCCGGCCGGCCGGCTGGGGGTGGATATCGAGGAGCGCGTCGCTCACCGCAATCTCGATCTCCTGGTGGAGACCGTGCTTGGCGAACAGGAGCAAGCGCTACTCGCCCGCACGCGCGGCGATGCGCGGACACACTTGTTCTTCAAGCTCTGGACGATGAAGGAAGCGCTGATCAAAGCCCACGGGAAGGGCATGGCCCTGGATCCGTCTCGCGTTCAAATCCCGTCGGCCATGCTCGGCGGCACGACCCGGTCCACGTTGAAATCGCCCGAAATTCCGGGCGTTCGGTGGCGGCTGGATGATCTGAGCAACGACCAATTCGCCGCTGCCGTCGCCCACGAACTTTGCGCCGCGCCCGGACCCAGCCGCGGCAACGGCAGCGCGCTGGAAACGCCGGCGAACTCATGA
- a CDS encoding acyl carrier protein gives MASTAERIQKLVAENLEVDGQPVSVPDDLNANLSDAGVPSMDFVAFAKVIVAEFDVPLTPDDCAGFSTLKDLAAYIDAQAA, from the coding sequence ATGGCGTCGACGGCAGAACGCATCCAGAAGCTCGTTGCAGAGAACCTCGAAGTGGACGGGCAGCCCGTGTCCGTTCCGGACGACTTGAACGCCAACCTTTCCGATGCCGGGGTTCCTTCCATGGACTTCGTGGCGTTCGCCAAGGTCATCGTCGCCGAGTTCGACGTCCCGCTCACGCCCGACGACTGCGCGGGCTTCAGCACCCTGAAGGACCTGGCCGCGTACATCGACGCCCAAGCCGCCTAG